A window of Verrucomicrobiota bacterium contains these coding sequences:
- a CDS encoding TIM barrel protein: protein MPRRKALQTMATGVAAVAATNAISNSASAAHHKSGLKGNINHAVCKWCYKGIELDPFCKAAKEMGIVGIDLINVEDFPTLKKHGLACSMVSGVPGGIKKGLNRVENHDAIIGFFETVSPKVAAAGYKSIICFSGNHEGMSEEEGIKNCARGLKQIVPIAKKHGVKIVMELLNSKVNHEDYMCDNSIWGVKLCDTVGSDEFKLLYDIYHMQIMEGDVIATIRKNREYYSHYHTGGVPGRHEIDKTQELYYPAIMEAIVETGYQGYVAQEFIPAGPDPLTSLKQAVQICDV from the coding sequence ATGCCTCGTAGAAAAGCACTTCAAACCATGGCCACGGGAGTAGCTGCGGTTGCAGCAACCAACGCTATTTCCAATTCCGCTTCAGCCGCCCACCACAAGAGTGGGTTGAAAGGAAATATCAACCACGCGGTGTGCAAATGGTGTTATAAAGGCATTGAGCTCGACCCGTTCTGCAAGGCAGCCAAGGAGATGGGCATCGTGGGTATCGACCTGATCAATGTTGAAGACTTCCCCACTCTGAAAAAACACGGCCTGGCTTGTTCCATGGTTTCCGGAGTTCCGGGTGGCATCAAGAAAGGTCTGAATCGCGTGGAAAATCATGATGCAATCATCGGGTTTTTTGAGACCGTGAGTCCTAAAGTTGCTGCCGCTGGTTACAAAAGTATCATTTGTTTCTCTGGTAACCATGAAGGCATGAGCGAAGAAGAAGGAATCAAAAACTGCGCCAGAGGACTTAAACAAATCGTGCCTATCGCCAAAAAACATGGAGTTAAAATCGTAATGGAGCTGTTGAATTCCAAAGTTAATCACGAGGACTACATGTGCGATAATTCCATCTGGGGAGTAAAACTGTGCGACACGGTAGGATCGGATGAATTCAAGCTGCTATATGATATTTACCATATGCAAATCATGGAAGGCGACGTTATCGCAACCATACGCAAAAACCGGGAGTACTATTCACACTACCACACCGGTGGAGTACCCGGTCGTCATGAAATCGATAAAACCCAGGAGCTCTACTACCCGGCGATTATGGAAGCTATTGTGGAAACAGGCTACCAGGGTTACGTCGCCCAAGAATTTATTCCAGCCGGTCCGGACCCACTCACCTCTCTGAAGCAGGCCGTTCAGATCTGCGATGTGTAG
- a CDS encoding PIN domain-containing protein has protein sequence MRYLADVNFWLALNFKNHPHSDSAWQWMKDLDATSCLFCSMTQQGFLRLATNPRVVSSPLTHVQAWSKYDSFLSDERIEFIDEPPDMELVWRSFSKGRRYSPRIWNDAYLAAFACTARLKMVTFDKGFKAYEGLSVELLS, from the coding sequence GTGCGTTACTTGGCTGATGTAAATTTCTGGCTGGCTTTAAATTTTAAAAACCATCCACACTCTGATTCCGCTTGGCAGTGGATGAAAGATTTGGATGCCACTTCCTGTTTATTTTGTAGCATGACCCAGCAGGGGTTTCTCAGATTGGCGACGAATCCACGAGTCGTTTCTTCTCCCCTGACTCATGTTCAAGCATGGAGCAAATACGATAGTTTTCTCAGTGATGAGCGGATAGAGTTCATAGACGAGCCTCCTGATATGGAGTTGGTTTGGCGTAGCTTTTCAAAGGGGAGGAGATATTCTCCTAGGATCTGGAACGATGCTTATCTCGCAGCATTTGCCTGCACGGCGCGTCTGAAAATGGTTACCTTTGATAAAGGATTCAAAGCGTACGAAGGATTATCAGTAGAACTGCTTTCTTAA
- a CDS encoding M3 family oligoendopeptidase — protein MDWDLTSYFSEFNAPDYNGFKAALVADLKRLSSDLDRLKEITSDNRSHWAEWISQLENLECRYEHLGSYLSCLNAADATEEAYQKEEAWHQENSAGLSTIKARFNGALGRASETVFNTLVNDPALVDAGFLLQEKRNLAKFQMDDSSEELASELNINGISAWSRLYDTLSGQLKFDYTDPNGENQRVSMSARVSLMSGPNRDVRASAFHGSNKAWADHAATCNAALNSLAGTRHSLDRRRGCDHFLNEACSQARVEQATLDALFQAIDDTVSLPREILQFRTQKMGLKKAAYYDLYAPLELPHQGPISWESGTALVQESFDKAYPALGVFNREILEKRWIDYQPRDGKRPGGFCTGSQLSHESRIFMTFKDTMTAVTTYAHEVGHAWHARVMMNQRPYASQYPMTLAESASTFAELLLSDGVISSPDFSDAQKLTLLDSDAVRIIAFLLDIPVRYRWEKRFYEERREGIVSVSRMKELMEEEQQKQFGETLATDGLDPYFWCSKLHFYIDDLRFYNFPYTFGYLLSVSLFARFKAEGAGFLGDYETFLEKSGSMSCEQVVRETLGEDIQDPAFWIRAIKSLNEPFTKLQALLN, from the coding sequence ATGGATTGGGACTTAACTAGCTATTTTTCAGAATTCAACGCACCGGACTACAACGGATTTAAAGCGGCACTGGTTGCCGACTTGAAACGATTGTCTTCAGATTTGGATAGGCTGAAGGAAATAACAAGTGACAACAGGTCACATTGGGCTGAATGGATAAGTCAGTTAGAGAATTTGGAGTGCCGGTATGAGCACTTGGGTAGTTACCTCAGTTGCTTAAATGCGGCCGATGCGACTGAAGAAGCTTATCAGAAGGAAGAAGCATGGCACCAGGAGAACTCGGCAGGACTAAGCACTATCAAAGCGCGCTTCAACGGAGCCTTAGGCCGAGCAAGTGAGACAGTATTTAATACGCTTGTAAACGACCCTGCCTTGGTGGACGCGGGATTTTTGCTTCAAGAGAAGCGTAACCTGGCCAAATTTCAAATGGACGATTCTTCCGAAGAACTTGCCTCGGAGCTGAACATAAATGGCATCAGCGCATGGAGCCGTCTCTACGATACCCTGTCCGGGCAGCTGAAGTTTGATTACACAGATCCTAATGGCGAAAACCAAAGGGTCTCAATGTCGGCACGCGTTTCTTTGATGTCTGGCCCCAACCGGGATGTTCGCGCATCTGCGTTTCACGGATCGAACAAAGCCTGGGCTGATCATGCAGCCACTTGCAACGCTGCCCTCAATTCACTAGCCGGTACCCGCCATTCGTTGGACAGAAGGCGCGGCTGCGATCATTTCCTGAATGAAGCCTGTTCCCAAGCTCGGGTAGAACAAGCAACTCTGGACGCCTTGTTTCAAGCGATTGATGATACAGTGAGTTTGCCACGGGAGATTCTCCAGTTTCGCACCCAAAAGATGGGACTCAAAAAAGCGGCCTACTACGACCTTTACGCACCCCTTGAATTACCGCACCAAGGTCCTATCTCCTGGGAATCCGGAACGGCCCTGGTTCAAGAATCATTTGACAAAGCTTATCCGGCCTTGGGTGTGTTCAACCGGGAGATCCTCGAAAAACGCTGGATCGATTATCAGCCTAGAGACGGCAAACGTCCCGGTGGATTTTGTACCGGAAGTCAGCTTTCGCACGAATCGCGAATATTTATGACCTTCAAAGATACAATGACCGCGGTGACGACTTATGCTCACGAGGTAGGTCACGCCTGGCACGCACGGGTTATGATGAATCAAAGACCCTACGCTTCACAATACCCGATGACCTTGGCGGAATCGGCATCTACCTTCGCTGAGTTGCTGCTGTCGGATGGGGTCATTTCAAGTCCGGACTTTTCTGATGCACAAAAACTTACGCTTCTGGATTCCGACGCAGTCCGAATCATTGCGTTTCTTTTGGATATCCCGGTCCGTTACCGTTGGGAAAAACGCTTTTACGAAGAACGACGGGAGGGTATCGTTTCGGTCAGTCGCATGAAGGAGCTCATGGAGGAAGAACAACAAAAACAATTTGGCGAAACGCTGGCGACTGATGGACTCGACCCCTATTTTTGGTGCTCGAAACTACACTTCTATATCGACGACCTACGTTTTTATAATTTTCCCTACACATTCGGGTACTTGTTGAGCGTTTCTTTGTTTGCCCGCTTTAAGGCCGAGGGAGCAGGTTTCCTTGGCGACTACGAAACCTTTCTCGAAAAATCCGGATCCATGTCGTGTGAACAAGTGGTTCGTGAAACATTGGGAGAAGACATTCAGGATCCTGCCTTTTGGATTCGTGCGATAAAAAGCCTCAATGAACCGTTTACAAAATTACAAGCCCTCCTAAACTAA
- a CDS encoding sulfatase-like hydrolase/transferase, with product MAPSVKNPKAFLFAHVLTGMWLLLSPVSQISASAQPSDKAETSKSSRPNIVIFLSDDMGWEQAGYNGSKEDPTPAIDSIARDGVKLTQFYVQPVCSPTRACLMTGRYDWKNGMELRPTATSQHGMLSDERTLAEGIREAGYATWMVGKWHLGEWQHHHLPNQRGFDHHYGHYSALIDSFTHARGDVSEPVGIIPGYPVTVYGEKEEARYGKLVRELFE from the coding sequence ATGGCACCAAGCGTAAAGAATCCCAAAGCATTTCTCTTTGCCCATGTTCTTACGGGAATGTGGCTTCTCCTAAGCCCAGTTAGTCAAATCAGCGCAAGCGCTCAGCCTTCGGATAAGGCCGAAACATCGAAATCCAGTCGCCCCAATATCGTGATCTTCCTTTCCGACGACATGGGCTGGGAACAAGCGGGATACAATGGAAGCAAAGAGGACCCCACCCCGGCCATAGACAGTATTGCTCGGGACGGAGTGAAGCTGACTCAGTTTTACGTGCAACCGGTGTGCTCGCCTACCAGGGCCTGCTTGATGACCGGTCGTTATGACTGGAAGAACGGTATGGAGCTTCGACCGACCGCAACCTCACAGCATGGCATGTTATCGGACGAACGAACTTTGGCCGAGGGGATTCGCGAAGCCGGGTACGCCACCTGGATGGTGGGCAAATGGCATTTGGGTGAATGGCAGCACCATCATCTACCCAACCAGCGTGGCTTCGATCATCACTATGGACATTACAGTGCTCTCATCGATTCGTTCACTCACGCACGCGGAGACGTAAGTGAACCCGTCGGAATCATCCCCGGCTACCCGGTAACCGTCTACGGCGAAAAAGAAGAAGCGCGCTATGGCAAACTGGTTCGCGAACTGTTCGAATAA
- a CDS encoding cytochrome P450, whose amino-acid sequence MKLETGEKVKLILMAIEPGFKGPVLLLDKGPGIKDGCRVDESLTFDPYHLDYIEDPYPTLARLRAGRPIFFDENWRLTFFTKYEHVSSIMKNRQQFGRDFRHRLSAKEVDAGLIERIFPSDAPTWVKYVRESFIDFEPPEHTRLRGLVSQAFTRRSSASFRPGVTALAESIIERHLDGNSFNAIESFASPIPVSLIADLMGIEDSDHQRLIDWSSAAVIPYDNNATVEDRACAEQATKEFVAFLHEEIEKRRMSPGTDLISSMLVVEENGDTLTEDEIIATSILTLNAGHEATVQALGNALLALANRPDQYALMVEQPDIIPAAVDELLRFDTPLQMFERWILEDCEVGGQQLRKGQKVGLLMGSANHDETAFEGDTEILDITRDSRNHIAFGAGLHHCVGAPLAKVELEAALSVLVSKARSIAIDGPLPLRKPSLIFRGLSKLPLKLSPM is encoded by the coding sequence ATGAAATTGGAAACGGGTGAAAAAGTGAAACTAATTTTGATGGCGATAGAACCGGGGTTTAAAGGGCCGGTTCTTTTACTGGACAAGGGTCCTGGCATTAAGGACGGTTGCAGGGTGGACGAGTCACTTACCTTTGATCCCTATCATTTAGACTACATTGAGGATCCTTACCCGACGCTTGCGCGTCTACGTGCCGGACGTCCCATTTTCTTTGATGAAAACTGGAGACTCACGTTTTTCACCAAGTACGAGCACGTTAGTTCGATCATGAAAAATCGGCAACAGTTCGGTCGTGACTTTCGTCATCGTTTGTCCGCTAAAGAAGTGGATGCTGGCCTGATTGAACGTATTTTTCCGAGCGATGCGCCGACGTGGGTGAAGTATGTGAGGGAATCGTTCATCGACTTTGAGCCACCCGAGCATACCCGCCTTAGAGGCTTGGTCTCACAAGCTTTCACCAGACGCTCTTCCGCATCCTTTCGGCCCGGCGTAACCGCGTTAGCAGAATCAATAATAGAGCGGCATCTTGACGGAAACAGCTTCAACGCGATTGAGAGTTTTGCGTCTCCGATTCCTGTAAGCCTGATCGCCGATTTGATGGGGATTGAGGACAGCGATCATCAACGGTTGATCGATTGGAGCTCCGCTGCGGTCATTCCTTATGACAACAATGCTACGGTTGAGGATCGTGCTTGCGCTGAACAAGCGACGAAAGAATTTGTTGCTTTCCTACACGAAGAAATAGAGAAGCGCAGAATGTCTCCCGGGACGGATTTGATCTCGTCGATGTTAGTCGTAGAGGAGAACGGAGATACTCTAACGGAAGATGAAATTATCGCGACCTCGATACTTACCTTGAATGCGGGGCATGAGGCGACTGTTCAAGCGCTTGGCAACGCTTTACTTGCCCTTGCGAATCGACCGGATCAATACGCGTTGATGGTTGAGCAGCCCGATATTATTCCGGCGGCGGTGGACGAGCTTCTGCGTTTTGACACGCCGTTGCAGATGTTTGAACGGTGGATTTTGGAGGACTGCGAAGTGGGTGGTCAACAACTCCGGAAAGGGCAGAAAGTTGGACTTCTGATGGGCTCGGCCAATCATGATGAAACCGCTTTCGAGGGCGATACCGAGATACTCGATATCACCCGGGACAGCCGTAACCACATCGCATTCGGTGCAGGTCTTCACCATTGTGTCGGTGCCCCATTGGCCAAAGTAGAACTCGAAGCTGCCCTGTCAGTGCTCGTTTCAAAAGCTCGATCGATTGCGATCGACGGACCGCTTCCACTGCGGAAACCGAGTTTGATATTCCGTGGATTAAGTAAGCTACCGCTTAAACTGAGTCCGATGTAG
- a CDS encoding ThuA domain-containing protein has product MLRITSLLTLLVSFTTSIMAVDRIKVMHLTGQSNKYHSWKGTAGAINQHLKSAGMFDVDVVTSPALGEDMSKFAPKFSDYDVVVLCYDGADWAESTQKEFVKYIKSGGGLVSVHGTNNSFAYWPEFNDMIGVGGWGGPTLYDPPLYQGQPDKQANRNETWGPRIYWDGCGAVHDTSPGGAKHPQKHDFLITVRNADHPIMRGLPEMWLQSHDEIYSDLRGPAQNMTILATAYANQKLKNASPHNEPMLFTISYGKGRVFQTTLGHVGAAEDATVLSVRNVGFITTLQRGVEWAATGEVTQAVPEDFPTAYETSIR; this is encoded by the coding sequence ATGTTAAGAATCACTTCTCTTCTCACCCTACTCGTCTCTTTCACCACAAGCATCATGGCGGTCGACAGAATCAAGGTCATGCACCTGACCGGACAATCGAACAAATATCATAGCTGGAAAGGCACTGCCGGTGCCATTAACCAACACCTGAAAAGCGCAGGGATGTTCGATGTCGACGTGGTTACTTCCCCCGCACTGGGGGAAGACATGAGTAAGTTCGCTCCGAAATTCAGTGACTACGATGTGGTCGTTTTATGCTACGACGGTGCTGATTGGGCAGAGTCCACCCAAAAGGAATTCGTCAAATACATCAAAAGCGGCGGCGGCCTTGTGAGCGTTCACGGAACGAACAACTCGTTCGCCTACTGGCCGGAATTCAACGATATGATCGGCGTCGGCGGCTGGGGTGGCCCCACTCTTTACGATCCCCCACTCTACCAGGGCCAGCCGGACAAACAAGCCAACCGCAACGAAACCTGGGGACCCCGTATCTATTGGGATGGCTGCGGAGCTGTGCATGACACGTCTCCCGGAGGCGCCAAGCACCCACAAAAACATGATTTCCTCATCACCGTTCGCAACGCAGACCACCCCATCATGCGCGGCCTACCCGAGATGTGGCTGCAATCCCACGACGAAATTTACTCCGACCTGCGTGGACCCGCCCAAAACATGACTATCTTGGCCACGGCTTATGCGAATCAAAAACTGAAAAACGCTTCTCCTCATAACGAGCCGATGCTCTTTACCATATCCTACGGGAAAGGTCGTGTGTTCCAAACCACCCTGGGTCATGTCGGAGCTGCAGAGGACGCCACCGTTCTGTCGGTTCGCAACGTCGGGTTCATCACCACACTCCAACGCGGAGTTGAATGGGCTGCCACCGGCGAAGTTACCCAAGCCGTTCCGGAAGATTTCCCGACGGCTTACGAAACCAGCATCCGGTAG
- a CDS encoding DUF1080 domain-containing protein has product MCLGCVENQAANAQPVRAIIDDEQPGWRILTARDFTQVNSEESTWTWKKDVLHCTGHPTSVLRTTKEYKNFEMIVEWSHQKPGGNSGVFIWATPESIERLMSVNNPGPPLPDGIEVQMLDHAFTEQAKARGEPTDWFSTHGDVFPVRAEMTPFPPISLVENQITMRRQTSDEVSMPVTRNSSGRSFPRKHLSKGHGEWNHYYLRAINGEVRLWVNGEEVSGGTDCDPSKGYICLESEGSPIIFRKLRIRELP; this is encoded by the coding sequence ATGTGCTTGGGTTGCGTCGAAAATCAGGCAGCAAATGCTCAGCCAGTTCGTGCAATAATCGACGATGAACAACCCGGCTGGCGAATATTGACCGCTCGGGATTTTACACAAGTAAACAGCGAGGAAAGTACGTGGACCTGGAAGAAGGATGTCCTGCATTGCACCGGCCATCCCACAAGCGTTCTCCGAACTACAAAGGAATATAAAAACTTTGAGATGATTGTCGAATGGAGCCACCAAAAGCCGGGCGGTAATTCGGGCGTGTTCATCTGGGCAACACCAGAGTCCATTGAAAGGCTTATGAGTGTAAACAATCCGGGACCTCCTCTGCCGGATGGCATCGAAGTCCAGATGCTTGACCACGCTTTCACCGAACAGGCGAAAGCCCGGGGCGAACCGACGGACTGGTTCAGCACGCATGGAGATGTGTTTCCTGTTCGTGCGGAAATGACTCCCTTTCCGCCGATTTCTTTAGTTGAAAATCAAATTACTATGCGCAGGCAAACAAGCGATGAGGTATCCATGCCCGTAACGAGAAATTCGAGCGGACGCAGCTTCCCGCGTAAGCACCTGAGCAAAGGTCACGGAGAATGGAATCACTACTACCTCCGTGCGATAAACGGAGAGGTTCGACTCTGGGTGAATGGAGAAGAAGTATCAGGTGGAACCGACTGCGATCCGTCCAAGGGTTACATTTGCCTCGAGAGCGAAGGTTCACCCATCATTTTTCGGAAGCTTCGTATTCGAGAGCTACCCTAA